A window of Agelaius phoeniceus isolate bAgePho1 chromosome 9, bAgePho1.hap1, whole genome shotgun sequence genomic DNA:
GAAAAAATAagcagaaatttttttcttttgctgtgtttttgaAAATGTTTAGTTGTAGAAATGTTTCAAGAAGCTTTCAGAGGTAATTACACCTGATTACACCTTTTTCTCTGTGTCATGATAGTTAGAAATGCATAAGATGATGAACTTCTTTCTATGGTTATTTTCTAGGGTCAAAACCCAGTTGATGGCAAAGAGGAGAAATCAGGTAATGTATTAGGCTCTGCCTTTTTTCAGTGCTGGTGGGTTTGATTTCTTTAATGTTTGATGCATTGTATAAATTCAATTATTATCTTACAGGTGcaaaaaagaagagaggaagagaagatgGGACATACAACATATCAGAAATTATGTCCAAAGAGGTATGCCCTAACTATAAATAGGTTGTCTGGATTTTTGTAGCACTTTTAATGGGTGAGTCAATTTCTGTGACATCTGTATTTTAGAGCACTCCATTCTCGCACATTGCTACCAGATATTATCAGCCATCAGTAGTCTGTCTGTGTGCAAAGATGTACGTTACAAGCAGTGATGTCACAGCTGTAGAGGTTGGATACTCTTGTTTTTTCAAGTCTTTAGGAAGGCAAGCTGTGAAGAGTCTACGTTTCCAATTGAATTTTCAGCTACCCTTTGTAATTGAAATGTGTTACCTGGTGTGTGGTCTTGTTTTAGAGTCACTTGTATGATTAATGATTTTGTATGTAAAATCATTAATCATAAGCTTTTAAAAGTATATCCAGATTGAAAGATGAATGAAGAGATTGCATGAAATACAAATTACCGTAGCCTTTAAGGTTGAAAAGCATATAAGCATGTGTTTTTTTCCCCGTTTGTTTTCAGGAAATATTATCAGTGGCAAAAAAAAGTAAAGTGGAAAATCAGGTATGTTGACACATATTATTGAAGTTTAAGAGTGCTAAGCCCAAAGGGAGGGAGggctttttatattttgtagTGTATCCCTAAACTTTACTTGTAAATAAATATCTTTGATAGTTATTGAAGTCCTGAATTAAAGTTTAGAAAGGTGGTATAAATGAATGCACTTAAATACTTATTTCAGAAATCCAAGGTGAAaacttttaatttgttttttaaaagactGAGTTTGAAGGTATTTATACTTCATAGATTGCTAGTAGCttcagaaataaaggaaataggaatttattagaaaatatttgtgtgttGGTGTTTAAGACTTTAAACCAGTAATTTTTAAGCAGTCAAGTGTGGAGATAACAGGGGAGGTCTCTTTTGCTTCTGTAGTTCCAGAGCTGCATGCACAGTGTGAATTGCTTCCTAACATTAGAACAGCTTACAGAAAGGAAGGCCCTTCTGCTTACAGAAGGGAAATTGCTGCATTGAATGCCAGCCTCTGTGAGGAAGGTTTTAAGTCTGTTTACTGTTATGGGTAGAAAATTATAAGCCAAATAGCTTCAGTAGCTGTCACTGCTCTTAAAttctaaagaagaaaaaagtctaCTCTTGAGTTGACAGTTGACTCAAAAGAAGTCTTTCTGTCAGAGACTGAGTTACTTCACTGCATGTAAAGGCTGGTGTTAACTGGGAAGAAGTATGTCTTAGCAGGCTTTGATGTGCATTGCACTTGCCCCATGTTCCTTGACCTTCCTTCTACAGGATGAAAGCTCTGCTGACAACCTGCATCCAGAAGACCTGCAGAAAAATGGAGACTCAAACAGTGTCATTAAGGACAGGTTGTGTCAAGCTGTACGACACAGTGCCAAGCAATTTCTTGATCCAGTGCGAAAATTTAATGGACAACCAGTGCCTTTTCAGCAGCCAAAGATTTTTACTGGTGGTGTAATGAGGTGGTACCAAGTGGAAGGCATGGAGTGGCTAAGGGTATGGATGCAATTGAATTTGATCAGAATTGCTGCTGATTAAAAACTGGTGTGGAGGGGAAGACATATTAGAAGTCTATGGTCATAGTTGGTACAGGGAAGGTGAAGAGGAGAGAGTTATGGTCTTTCATGGTACAAGAATCTGGTGTTATGAAAAAGTTGTCAACCAGCAAATAAAATGTTTCAGTGTGGGAAGGACATTGGTTTTTCTAAGCCTTTCTTTATAGATTTTCTGGCTGGTGTTCCCCATCATCcctttttccatctcttttctTGTTCAACTCAACCTCTCCTTTAAAAGATTTTGTGAAAGCGGGACAATACATCCTACTGAGGAACAGCCTAATTTGTTTCTCTCAAGGGCTTCAATACCTAGCCCAAAGGTATTCAAAGACCTGATACCTTTGCAGGTTTGACACAGATGAATTTTCATTCTCTGTATCCTGGAGTCTTAACTGTTACTGGTAAGTGCCTAGTGAAGACAGGCCTCTTCTGAAGGGAAAACCAGTTTCCTTAGTTGGGCTCTCAGTTATAATAACCTTTTTATGTATCTTTATTGAATAGTAGAGAATGGCCAAAGAGCAATTCTGtgtctttctgtttttttgtgAGAGGTTGCTCTGCTCTTTGTCAGAGTAGGCAGTGTCTGCACAAAGAACTTTGGCTGGAGCAGGTGGCTGTGTTGGCCAGGAAGTGCACCTTTTTCTTGTGGTGAGGTAGCTACAGGAGCTCCAtgcctacagaagctgcttGAATAGATATCATTGAAATCTCAGCACAGTCATTTGGTCTTTTGGAAAGCAGAGCTAAGTGAAGTTTCGAAGCTGGGATGAGTAGAGGCTTGGTTAATGCAAGCTGTACTTGCAGTAAAAGTGCCTTCTGGTGCAACACTAAATTATGTACTTTCCTTCAATACTGTTCTGGTTTTTGTGCCCTAGTCAGGCACTTAGCTGGCTAGACGTGCATACAACTACATGAGAATATCCAGCATTTACAAGATGCTGGTATTTATTTTTACTATAGAATCATCTTCATCTGTAATATAAAATGGGCCTAGTGTAGAGCGTTTTCACATTCCTAAAGATCTTTGTTTTTCCAAATGTGTGttgattattttgcatttactttttttttttttcatatgcaGATGCTTTGGGAAAATGGTATTAATGGCATTTTAGCTGAtgaaatggggctggggaagaCAATCCAGTGTATTGCAACAATAGCACTGATGGTGGAGCGAGGGGTCCCTGGTCCATTCTTAGTATGTGGTCCTTTGTCTACTCTTCCAAATTGGATGTCTGAATTCAAGAGATTTACTCCAGAGGTAAAAGAAATTAagacttttcttcttcttccttatTGTTTAATTTCTATTCTAATTCTTTGCCTTGAAGCTTTCTGTATATAGAACGTCATTTTAATTGTAGTTGTTTATGTGGTTACTACAAACTGTGCTGTGACCCGTTATGTATTTACAGCCATCTTATAAGAGATCTCACTATTTCTACTGTCCTCCCATGGGCATCATAGTCCTGACTTGtaaattctttttttacagATTCCACTGATGCTCTATCATGGAGCTCAGCAGGAGCGTCGCAAACTGGTTCGTAAAATCCGCAGCAGACAAGGATCACTGCAAATCTACCCTGTGGTCATTACTTCCTTTGAAATAGCAATGCGAGACAGAAGCGCCCTGCAGGTACCCAAGTTCTCTTAGCCCCAGGACTGTGTGTGCCTCAGTACTGATAGCAGTGCTTTTGAACACAGAGAAAACCCCATATGCTGCCTGTACAATAAGTTTCATACTGTAGCATGTATATTGGCATTCACTTCTATTTCCTTGGTAGTAGTAGCTCTGCAATTTAATGCTTAAGTTCTTCAAACAGAACATTATTCTAAAAGCAGATAGTTACAGAATACCTGCTCCTTTTGTTACCTTCCTTTAGGTGATGATTAAGGATGTTTAGAGCAAGAACTATACTTAGTGTATAAATATTGTGGTTAACATCACAGTGGTTGTTTCAGCAAGATGAGTTTCTTGTAGAAGTTTTGTTTTAACCACCTAAGCTTTCTAAAAGGCAGTCACATGAAGCAGATGTGTGGCATTATCTGTTTGGCTTCAGCTCTATTAGTCTGGCAACGTGAAAAACAGTAAATAGAACCTTTGTAACAGGCAGTATCAAACAGTCTTATTAGTGCTTCTTAATTAATCTTACACCTGTTTTGATGGAATAGACCTAAAATTTACtgaaatactttttattttcatagaaCTGCTACTGGAAGTATCTCATAGTAGATGAAGGTCACAGGATTAAAAATATGAACTGCCGCCTTATCAGAGAATTGAAACGATTTAATGCAGACAATAAACTCCTGTTGACTGGCACTCCCCTGCAAAACAACTTGGCAGAGCTTTGGTCATTGCTTAACTTCCTGTTGCCAGATGTGTTTGATGATTTGAAAAGGTAAGTTGCAGTCTGATGGTGGAAACTATTTCTGTTTGTTCTGTTTGAGTGTTATTATGACtctttaattattaaacttatcaGCATGTGAAGAGTTGCTTTATGGTATAGTTGTATTCCAGTATGATTATTTGGTGGCAAAGGCTTTGAAATGTGTGTTGCCTCACACTTAGTTGTTTCAGAAAGGAAGGAATTAATTGTTGTCTCCCTAGATAGTGGAAGCTCAGCTGTGAGCTAAGACATAAACATTTGCGGTGAGAGATGTTTGTTTTATCACAAATGCCTGGTGCTGCTTTTTGGAGATTCTCAAAGGTGTTTGGATGAAGCTGTCTGAGGCTGGCAGACAGGACCCACAGATCCTTCTCTGCAGCAGTAGGGGGTCAGGTGGAAGAGCACTGCCAAAAGAGTGTTTTGACTAATTTTTGGAACAAGCTATAACCTAGATGGAATATAACAGGTGATAATGAATATTCCAACTAGTACAAGTATTTTTACACATCACATAAAACCTCAGGCTTCTGAATTGACAGGTATATTTCAGAAATTCCTCCGATACACCTTCTATTCATGATGGATGTgagtgctttatttttttttttatcacagGATACTTCGTAGCTGTTATTCTTCATTATTTTAGTAAGgtattttttcccttgctttgtttttataGCTTTGAATCCTGGTTTGATATTACCAGCATTACAGAAACTGCTGAAGATATTATTGCTAAAGAAAGGGAGCAAAACATCTTGCATATGCTGCATCAGGTTTTCATTTATCcttcattttgtattttttattatatagTTGTAACATTATCCATTCATGTCCTGAAGTGCGTCAGAATCTTGTTTGTGATGCTGAATTTTGGTCTGAGATTTTTATTGTGGCACTTCTGGACTTCCTGAGACTTGTAGGGTTCTTTTCAATCTTTGCAGTACTTACAAATGCTAAAAGAACAATGTATCTCTTTCATAGCCACTCATTTTTGTTCTTGGAACTGTATTGAGTTTAGTCAAACTTAATTGCAGTTACAGACTTCAATTCACCAAGAGACTTAATcagtgtatttattttgttgaaaGATAACTTTGAGGAAACTGAATGTAGCTTTTAGGTGTTGAGCAGAATACCTTTTGACAAACTAGTTATGTAATATGGCTGTCTTCAAATTTACACTTAAAGCTCTTCTTTAAGAGAGTGTATGGAAGTAAATGCTTACAAACCTATCATTTTTCCATTATAAGCTGTTGGTGAGGGATCTAACCTGAATCTTCTATGTATAATTGTTGATGACAATTTATTTAATTTGGTTAAAGGTTTTGGGCATTTTCAGAAAAACTTGATTTAAGAAATATAACAAACAAAATGAGCAGTTTTGTATTAAGATTACTTTCAGTTACTGGAATTTGTAAGAAAGGTCTGTAAGGTAGTTACTACTGCAACCCTGCTAAGCACTTCAGAAGTTTTTACATGTTAAAGGGTGTGTTTCAACACGTGTTAGTACCAGCATGTGCATGAAAATGTTGAGTAGGCATACATATTAAAAACCTCAATATATGTGCAAATTAAATCTCTTGCTTTAAATTGACAAAGTAGTGTTACATCAGTAGGCCTGCTTCTGTGTGGTtgtcttgttttctttgttttaaactAGCTGTGTTGACAGCTTTGAGTAATTGTAGCATCTGCTCACTATTTCAGATTCTGACACCATTCTTACTGAGGAGGCTGAAATCGGATGTTGCTCTTGAGGTCCCTCCTAAACGAGAAGTTGTGGTGTATGCACCGCTGGCAAAGAAGCAGGAAACTTTCTATACTGCCATTGTCAATCGCACCATTAGGAAACTGTTTGGAAATAATCAGGTAGCTGCTGATAAGGATGTTAGCAATGTGCTTGTTTGTAATAGTTCATATGCAAAACCATATTGCTACTGCTTCATACCGTTGTAACTAAACCTGCTTTTATTCTTAAAGTTTTGGTCTGATCTATTTGTTATCCATTTCAATAGTGGCAGTTACTGTGATAGGCCTGTGGCACAGAACTAAAACAATAGAAGTGTAAATATAGTCTTGATTACCTGTAGCTTGGGAGGGAAAGAGCACTGTTTTCATAGAGTTGACAGTTTCAGCTTTGAATCGGTAAGGTATGAATGTAGCTTTCTAAAATCAAACAGAAACTTTCAAAAGCTACAGTTGTAGACCTTTACAATTTGGCTGCATATTCTACATAGCCAAGATTTAAGCTGCTGAGTCTAAATAAGTGTTGCATGGTGCACATCACTGAGGCCTCTTTTCAGTTTTGAGAATTGGATCAGCACAGGCTGATTCTGAAGCTGGCTGCTGTTGATGCAATGTTCTCATTTCCCACAGGAAGAAGTAGTTGAGTTGAGCTCTACAGGCCGACCAAAACGCCGTAGTCGGAAAGTGGTTGATTATTGTGAAGAACATAATGGTTCACCTGATGACTTGGAAAAATTAATCAGCAAAATGCAAGAGGAAGTAGAAAAAGAGAGGTGCCTGTcttgaatgatttttttttcttgttgtttatCTCCCTCTTTGTTTGTTTCCAGTGTTTTGCTTACTGAAATTGATCAGGAAGAATGGCATTTAGTGATTCACAATCCTTGTAGCTTTATTGTTCGTTTCTTTGATTTTACCTGGTATTCACTGAGCATGATAGCAGTGATTATTGTACCATCACTCACTGGCTCATTAGAGTTACAGTTAACTTCAGGACAATATTGTGGTTTAACCTGAGGCAGCAGCCAagcaccacacagctgctcactcacaaCTCTATCAGTGGGGTTGGGGAAagaatcagaagggtaaaagctggaaaacgAGTGATTTGAGATAGAGATAGTTTAGTAGGGAAGGCAAAAGCTGCACATgcaagcaaaacaaggaattaattcactgttTCCTATGgccaggcaggtgttcagccatccacAGGAGAACAGGGCCCCATCATGCATAGCAGTTGCTTGGAACAGTGTCACTCCAGATGTCTTCgccttttccttctgttggtgGCTCTAAATTGGTTGAAAGTCCCTTGGGCATAAGGAGGATCTTCAGGCTGAAAAGTGTTTATTTTGCTAGATTTTTATTCTAGTCTAGTTCTAGTCTAGTAGCCTCTTGAGAACAGACAATTAAATCTATGTTTGTCTTAGATTTGTGGTATGCACGGATCCCTTATATTGGAGACAGTACTTAGATGTAGAAGAGCTAAATAGCTGTATTCATTGTGATTTCTGCAATGAGGCCAAAATGGGATAGGCAGACAGCTGATTCTGGAACGTCTTGGGTATTGCTCCCCAGGGAATCTGACCCTGTGGTCTGGTGAGGACTTTGTTCTGTTCCTTTTTCTGCTGGGTGACTTGGACAAGTCAAATTCTGCTTCTAATTACTACTGACTgctcttttatattttaaatcaataaTAGCAAACAGTTATGCCTTTGTTGCCAAGTGTGGTGCTCTAAAAAGTTTTGTCTGGTAATAGCTTTACAGACTAGAAGGGATTTTGAGCATGTCACAGCATGTGACTCCATTGCTTGATTTtgttgtagggtttttttttctctcaaataTTTGTAGCATAATAAGGGGACACTTTCAGTACTAATAAGATGTTGTGTCTTTTCAAGGCCAGTGGTAGAAGTGAGCATTCCCATGGATTCTGAGGTGAACCTTAAACTGCAAAATATTATGATGTTACTGAGGAAGTGTTGTAATCACCCTTATCTTATTGAGTATCCTTTGGATCCTGCGACACAGCAATTCAAGgtacacattttaaaagcattggAGAAAATTCGTTCCAGGTATTAAAAAGCAATAGACTGGGAGGTGATGGCAGTAAAGAATGACCTTTTCAATGTATTTGGCATATGCCTGCTATTGAATTCCAGCAGTATGCTGAATCAGTATTTGAAACTTCCTGTAGCAGCAGTAGCAGGGACCTGTTCAGCTGCTGTGCCCATTCAACCTTTGCACAGTGCTGCCATGGTGTTCTTCATTGTGACAGTGCTCTTCTGCTGGTGGAGAGTTATTCAAAGAGTTGCTGGCTTCCATTTACTCCAGGTGCTTTAGGGGCTGCCTCAAGGTCTCCTCACCAGGgttatttttcaaaacaaatgcTAACCTTGGTGAGCTGTTCATGAAGTAAATTGTACACGCTGCAGGAGGTGCAGTGATAGCATTTAAGTGTGAGTTGTTGAAGGACTGTACCAAATATAACAGTCATCTGCTCAGAGAATACAGCATCCTTCctcaaaagggaaaaatccaAGTTATATCAAAAAGACCAGGTGGTAGTTTAATCTACACAAATCAGATGGAAATACAGTAAAGtatgaaataatttgaattgaaagaattttaaagaaCTGGAAGTTGCTTGTACATTCTTAATGTTGATGTAGGTATGTGTGTAGTCATGTTTCCTATTTGGTGAGTCATAACAGAGTATGCTGTACTCCAGAGTATGCTGTTGAAGTGTATTAATGTAAAGTCAGTGCATAAAAAGCAGATTCCCCAGTCAGGGAGGTGAGGGAAAATTAGTGTGTTGAGAATGGCGACTGACAGCTGACACTATCCACAGGAGTTAGTACTTGCTCAGGAGGATATATTCCTAATTGCCACAGTGGCTGATGTATGTTTCAGACCTtagaagtttctatttccctgCCCTTAGCCCATGGCAAGAGTTAGATCTAGCAAGCTTTCTTGAAGAGGGGTTTAAGGCAGCAGTGTGAATGAAAACTTGCAGTGAACTTTTCGCCGCTTGGCTGGTGTGTAGTAACTTGTTCAGCAGTGCCTCTCTGTGTCCAGCAGGGGGAAGCCTTGTGTCTTAATTACAAGCTGggaaagaaacagcagcatTATTCCATGAGGGAAAATTAACAACATGAGGGTTTCTTCTTCCAGAAATGGGGTGAAAACtaattagttttaaaaaataattatttgggCATATGAAATGGTGGAGTTCAATTTAGTTTCATTATGATGTAAGTGATTCAATGTTGTTTGCTTAAATTAACATTATTTCCAGTAGTGTAGCTTTTAGTTAAGAAAATGGTGCACACTTGTTTCAGTGAGATTTCAGAGAGCTTTTGTTGATGCTTCTGAGTTGGGGAAGCCATTGGTCTCCTTTCCTCCTAATATATGATCCTTTCTTCCCTATTCTAAGGTTGATGAAGATCTAGTAAAGAATTCAGGCAAGTTTCTACTCTTGGATCGAATGCTCCCAGAACTTAAAAAGAGAGGACATAAGGTAAAGCTGAAGATTATTGGAGGGATGAGATACAGTCATCTTCTTAGGAACAAAAAATGTTATTAAGGAATCTTTCTGGTTTTGTAGGTCTTGTTGTTCTCACAAATGACTATGATGCTTGACATTTTGATGGATTACTGTTACCTGAGAAACTTCAAATTCAGTCGATTGGATGGCTCTATGTCCTActcagagagagaagaaaatgtaagTACATGGGCATGCCCTGTGAGCACATTAGCAAATTGTGCTTTTGCTGTGACACTGGAATATGATTTTGCACAGCACTTCGCCTTCAATAGGCAAAACACCTCCATGCTGAAAACTGTATTCTGCCTTAGTATCTGTGCCTCAGAAATACTGAAGCAGTAAAGTGTGCTGCTAAGCATTACCTTAAGGTATGCCTAAAATGCAATGCTTCTTAAAACCTCTGACAGCTTGTGTTGTATTTTCTGTGATCATCTTTTTAAACAGGTCTCATTAACCATTAGCTATGTTATATTTGGTCCATctactttttttaatatatgaaaTCTCTTCCAGATGCATCAATTTAATACTGACCCTGAAGTCTTCCTGTTCTTAGTGAGCACAAGAGCTGGAGGCCTGGGCATTAACTTAACTGCAGCAGACACAGTTATCATATATGACAGTGACTGGGTATGTTGACAGATTGTTAACCTAGTGATAGGTGtcaaaaatgctttcttttgctgcttttgataATCATTTACTAACCCATTATGGTATAAACCATTTCTATAACTTTAATGAGATGTTATGTGAATGCAATAGTAGCATGTTAGCACATGCACACGTTTTGTTTGTGAAATAATACAGCCTCATTTGAAAAGTCTTGGGTTACTGAATACAACATTAGAGCTGGTTTCTGAGTTTGCCCCTGAGTTACCAAAAGCAGgaggtttttttgtgttgtcaatacatttccttctttttattaCTTAAATTTGAGTGTAGGTGGACCTTTTATGGGTTCCCTGTTCACAACAGCTGCCATGTTAGTACCAGCTCCATGAATTTCCTCTGTGATTTGCCACATGTGTTTTAGCTAGCTAGGATTCTGCTGCTCCTGTAAATCTGGAGGCTGGGAAGAAGAGAGATTGGGAAGGAAATGACTGAGGACCTCTGCATCTTCACTTTATTTTAGTAGACAGTGCTGCTATTTTCAGCTTCAGATATAGctgaaaactttaaaaatacctTTGCTTATCCTCTAACAAAGAAACCCAACACAAATCTCAACTAAAATTATCATCTACGTCTGTCACATTAACCATTTCCATCTGTAGAAACCTGCAGCACATAGTGCAGAAGTTGTAGGTTACAGTAGAGCAGTCCAAGCTGGTTGGGTTTCTCTGCCCGTGCAGCTATAGCAGCAGAGCTTGTCATGGATAAGCTTAAGAGTCAAGAGTGGTAGAGTTGTATGATACTGTGTCTCTTGTGCTTCTGCACTGACTCTAAGCTCCCCATCAAAAATGCTGCATGTGCTATATGTCTTTCAAAAAAAGGATAATAGTATAACTAAATTGTtactgatttatttcttttatctgCTCAGAACCCCCAGTCAGACTTGCAGGCCCAAGACAGGTGTCACAGAATTGGCCAGACAAAGCCAGTAGTTGTTTATCGTCTTGTGACAGCAAATACTATTGACCAGAAGATTGtggagagagctgctgccaagaGGAAGCTGGAGAAGCTGATTATCCATAAAAGTTAGTATCTTTCTCTTAGGACTTCATGTCAATGTGTTCCTTCTTTAAATCTCAATCTGTAACAAATTTCAGTGTCCTGTTTGCCTCTGTCCAGTATGTATAACCACTGAAGTCCAGTCCTGTTTGAACAACTGGCCAGTGCTAAATAGAACAATAGTCCTTGGGTTTATGTACAGAGCAATGGTGATTCTTGTGGTGTTCCTGATTATATGGATTGTCATACTCAAAAAGTCTTCAGAATGTGATTGCTTTGAAGTGTCCTTTTTGGGGATGAGTTTTTCTTGTACAGATCATATAGGAATCCTGCCTTGCTTGTGTAGCTTATTCTATTTGTGACATTTGGACTGTAGCTCCTTTCATATAGCGATTTCCAAACATTAAGCTCACTTGAAGAATTGCAATTCTTATTACTTGGCTGCTGAACAATAACTAATTTCATATCAAACTTCAGAGGAGGCTAAAAACTTCTCATCATTCTTGTATTATCATATTGAGGGGGAACAAAGCCTTTTCATGAGAACATAA
This region includes:
- the HELLS gene encoding lymphoid-specific helicase isoform X3 — protein: MKQTTKPLGAEMGEQAEAVVITPAMLKEEEQLEAAGLEQERQMLEKARTSWDRESSEMRYKRLQHLLEKSNIYSKFLLTKMEQQQLEEQRRKEKLEKKREMMLKSAKGQNPVDGKEEKSGAKKKRGREDGTYNISEIMSKEEILSVAKKSKVENQDESSADNLHPEDLQKNGDSNSVIKDRLCQAVRHSAKQFLDPVRKFNGQPVPFQQPKIFTGGVMRWYQVEGMEWLRMLWENGINGILADEMGLGKTIQCIATIALMVERGVPGPFLVCGPLSTLPNWMSEFKRFTPEIPLMLYHGAQQERRKLVRKIRSRQGSLQIYPVVITSFEIAMRDRSALQNCYWKYLIVDEGHRIKNMNCRLIRELKRFNADNKLLLTGTPLQNNLAELWSLLNFLLPDVFDDLKSFESWFDITSITETAEDIIAKEREQNILHMLHQILTPFLLRRLKSDVALEVPPKREVVVYAPLAKKQETFYTAIVNRTIRKLFGNNQEEVVELSSTGRPKRRSRKVVDYCEEHNGSPDDLEKLISKMQEEVEKERPVVEVSIPMDSEVNLKLQNIMMLLRKCCNHPYLIEYPLDPATQQFKVDEDLVKNSGKFLLLDRMLPELKKRGHKVLLFSQMTMMLDILMDYCYLRNFKFSRLDGSMSYSEREENMHQFNTDPEVFLFLVSTRAGGLGINLTAADTVIIYDSDWNPQSDLQAQDRCHRIGQTKPVVVYRLVTANTIDQKIVERAAAKRKLEKLIIHKNQFKGGKSGLAQSKSCLDPQELLELLKSRDYEREVKGSKEKVISDKDLELLLDRSDLIDQMKASEKMKKEKMGVFKVLEESSESNAECVF
- the HELLS gene encoding lymphoid-specific helicase isoform X1, translated to MPARNSGSGSGEGRPGARPGVTVSDRALVAEPLGAEMGEQAEAVVITPAMLKEEEQLEAAGLEQERQMLEKARTSWDRESSEMRYKRLQHLLEKSNIYSKFLLTKMEQQQLEEQRRKEKLEKKREMMLKSAKGQNPVDGKEEKSGAKKKRGREDGTYNISEIMSKEEILSVAKKSKVENQDESSADNLHPEDLQKNGDSNSVIKDRLCQAVRHSAKQFLDPVRKFNGQPVPFQQPKIFTGGVMRWYQVEGMEWLRMLWENGINGILADEMGLGKTIQCIATIALMVERGVPGPFLVCGPLSTLPNWMSEFKRFTPEIPLMLYHGAQQERRKLVRKIRSRQGSLQIYPVVITSFEIAMRDRSALQNCYWKYLIVDEGHRIKNMNCRLIRELKRFNADNKLLLTGTPLQNNLAELWSLLNFLLPDVFDDLKSFESWFDITSITETAEDIIAKEREQNILHMLHQILTPFLLRRLKSDVALEVPPKREVVVYAPLAKKQETFYTAIVNRTIRKLFGNNQEEVVELSSTGRPKRRSRKVVDYCEEHNGSPDDLEKLISKMQEEVEKERPVVEVSIPMDSEVNLKLQNIMMLLRKCCNHPYLIEYPLDPATQQFKVDEDLVKNSGKFLLLDRMLPELKKRGHKVLLFSQMTMMLDILMDYCYLRNFKFSRLDGSMSYSEREENMHQFNTDPEVFLFLVSTRAGGLGINLTAADTVIIYDSDWNPQSDLQAQDRCHRIGQTKPVVVYRLVTANTIDQKIVERAAAKRKLEKLIIHKNQFKGGKSGLAQSKSCLDPQELLELLKSRDYEREVKGSKEKVISDKDLELLLDRSDLIDQMKASEKMKKEKMGVFKVLEESSESNAECVF
- the HELLS gene encoding lymphoid-specific helicase isoform X2, translating into MGEQAEAVVITPAMLKEEEQLEAAGLEQERQMLEKARTSWDRESSEMRYKRLQHLLEKSNIYSKFLLTKMEQQQLEEQRRKEKLEKKREMMLKSAKGQNPVDGKEEKSGAKKKRGREDGTYNISEIMSKEEILSVAKKSKVENQDESSADNLHPEDLQKNGDSNSVIKDRLCQAVRHSAKQFLDPVRKFNGQPVPFQQPKIFTGGVMRWYQVEGMEWLRMLWENGINGILADEMGLGKTIQCIATIALMVERGVPGPFLVCGPLSTLPNWMSEFKRFTPEIPLMLYHGAQQERRKLVRKIRSRQGSLQIYPVVITSFEIAMRDRSALQNCYWKYLIVDEGHRIKNMNCRLIRELKRFNADNKLLLTGTPLQNNLAELWSLLNFLLPDVFDDLKSFESWFDITSITETAEDIIAKEREQNILHMLHQILTPFLLRRLKSDVALEVPPKREVVVYAPLAKKQETFYTAIVNRTIRKLFGNNQEEVVELSSTGRPKRRSRKVVDYCEEHNGSPDDLEKLISKMQEEVEKERPVVEVSIPMDSEVNLKLQNIMMLLRKCCNHPYLIEYPLDPATQQFKVDEDLVKNSGKFLLLDRMLPELKKRGHKVLLFSQMTMMLDILMDYCYLRNFKFSRLDGSMSYSEREENMHQFNTDPEVFLFLVSTRAGGLGINLTAADTVIIYDSDWNPQSDLQAQDRCHRIGQTKPVVVYRLVTANTIDQKIVERAAAKRKLEKLIIHKNQFKGGKSGLAQSKSCLDPQELLELLKSRDYEREVKGSKEKVISDKDLELLLDRSDLIDQMKASEKMKKEKMGVFKVLEESSESNAECVF